Proteins found in one Quercus robur chromosome 2, dhQueRobu3.1, whole genome shotgun sequence genomic segment:
- the LOC126700256 gene encoding uncharacterized protein LOC126700256 gives MVLVETKLEWVTRGIVRSIWSCPDIDWLYLGSVGASGGILLMWDRRVVEKIEEAVGFFSISCRFKNISDQFEWAFTSIYGPNLNRKRQYMWEELAGLNSWWNLPWCLGGDFNVIRFPLERLGAGRFTPCMYDFLDFISLCGLMDNPLEGGLYTWSNSTSTSRIDRFLLSLVLADYLFHFSQKRLPRMLSDHFPILLESGNHHRGCIPFRFENMWLKAEGFLDKVKSWWENYHFQGTPRFILAKKLTALKVDLKK, from the exons ATGGTTCTAGTAG AGACAAAGTTGGAATGGGTTACAAGAGGAATTGTTAGAAGCATATGGAGTTGTCCTGACATAGATTGGTTATATTTGGGTTCTGTGGGTGCTTCTGGTGGAATTCTGCTCATGTGGGACAGAAGGGTGGTTGAAAAGATAGAGGAAGCAGTAGGGTTTTTTTCGATTTCGTGTAGGTTCAAAAACATCAGTGACCAATTTGAGTGGGCTTTCACAAGTATCTATGGTCCAAATTTGAACAGGAAACGTCAATATATGTGGGAGGAATTGGCAGGCTTGAACAGTTGGTGGAATTTGCCATGGTGTTTGGGAGGAGACTTTAATGTCATCCGCTTTCCTTTGGAGAGGTTAGGGGCGGGAAGATTTACTCCCTGCATGTatgattttttggattttatatctcTCTGTGGGCTTATGGACAATCCTCTGGAGGGAGGCCTTTACACATGGTCTAACTCCACCTCAACCTCTAGAATAGATCGGTTTCTCCTCTCTCTGGTTTTGGCAGATTACCTCTTTCATTTCTCCCAAAAAAGGCTTCCTAGAATGTTATCCGATCACTTCCCAATTCTTTTGGAGAGTGGGAATCATCACAGAGGGTGTATTCCTTTTcgttttgagaatatgtggttgaAGGCGGAGGGGTTTCTAGATAAGGTGAAGTCTTGGTGGGAAAATTACCATTTTCAAGGGACTCCTAGATTCATTCTTGCCAAGAAGTTGACTGCTCTAAAAGTGGACCTAAAGAAGTAG